The Pontibacter korlensis sequence GCCGGTTTCAGATTGGCTACTCTTACCAACTCTCCTGCTAAATCAAGCATACCTCACTTAGAGAAAGTAGGACTAAAGCGCTTTTTTGAGGATACGTACAGTGTGGACAGCGTAGAGAAATTCAAGCCCCACAGCAGCCCCTATCAGTATGCCGCTGATCAGTTAGGAGTTAAGCTGGAGGAGGTAATGATGGTAGCCGCTCACGGCTGGGACATAGCCGGAGCCTTACGCGCAGGGGCAAGAGCTGCCTTTATTTCCCGCCCCGGTCAGGCGCTTTACCCATTGGCCCCAAAGCCAGAGCTTACAACCCCTACCCTACTGGAACTGGCAGAGCAGTTGGTTAAGATGGAATAGTAAGGCAGCGTTGAGCAAATTGTCTCTGTAACTACAGCTTATTGCTTTTACTTTTTATTAGCTTCTGCCTATATTGCCTTACAATGGCGTACGCTAAT is a genomic window containing:
- a CDS encoding haloacid dehalogenase type II, translating into MPNTNLNSNKGRPAVLLFDVNETLLDMSDMQKAVNETFGNELAFKLWFALLLEYSLVENVTNTYHNFSEVGQAVMRMTAEKIGKDIPEEKQKELVNMVKETQPHPDVIPGLEKLQQAGFRLATLTNSPAKSSIPHLEKVGLKRFFEDTYSVDSVEKFKPHSSPYQYAADQLGVKLEEVMMVAAHGWDIAGALRAGARAAFISRPGQALYPLAPKPELTTPTLLELAEQLVKME